From the genome of Glycine max cultivar Williams 82 chromosome 2, Glycine_max_v4.0, whole genome shotgun sequence, one region includes:
- the LOC100813737 gene encoding uncharacterized protein, whose protein sequence is MGHFEKPIIIKVEPLDEPINPTKVTEDTEVDIVSLTNKGDFASNKVEDPDATDYSSSFSGTTSDAENGSRLSDAEVESEFLGDNGLADTFDGSAFPKRKRKLTDHWRNFIRPLMWRCKWTELRIREINSQALKYSKELAGYDKGKHTAPDEFTLEEFGSKSLPFLGEQLRSKAKKRRKRKKVEDTTDIGSYTSHHYIFSYLENKKSDPDGYLADDFGNPVITEPHVNSTDRFGIGEDRPLLDFNETDVSFKQLLLTIDNTHTRIHKLKSNVDGIVSKKASKFSSSENLSFLLHHGDVQQTSSVESPTISAGNGDTASIGVIYNSTQHEPDFDIGDFVMQDSAISSYGGVPMIPDIIESTVGLLSAADVTLHSAFVVDSCEDVMVDNVLIHEVAETDEHTFASHYPMERLQDVEKDEEGEESPNPVPIPLSDINTATTNPAVSEEQSTIKSCMYRDGNIPKNKRKRGERKACSGGWSKKCSGDSENP, encoded by the exons ATGGGTCATTTTGAGAAGCCCATCATCATTAAGGTGGAGCCTCTGGATGAACCAATTAACCCTACAAAAGTCACTGAGGACACTGAAGTCGACATTGTGAGTTTGACCAACAAGGGTGATTTTGCGTCCAACAAAGTTGAGGACCCCGACGCAACTGACTATTCTAGCTCATTTTCTGGCACTACGTCTGATGCTGAAAATGGTTCTAGATTGAGTGATGCTGAAGTGGAGTCAGAATTCTTGGGTGATAATGGCTTGGCAGACACTTTTGATGGTTCTGCATTTCCAAAGAG GAAGAGGAAGTTGACCGATCATTGGAGGAACTTTATACGACCTCTAATGTGGCGTTGCAAATGGACAGAACTAAGAATTAGGGAAATTAACTCACAAGCATTAAAATACAGCAAAGAGCTTGCAGGATATGACAAGGGGAAACATACAGCACCTGATGAATTTACTTTAGAAGAGTTTGGTTCAAAGTCATTGCCATTTTTGGGTGAACAGCTCAGAAGTAAGgccaaaaagagaagaaaaaggaagaaagttGAAGACACAACTGATATTGGATCGTATACGTCACATCATTATATTTTCTCCTATCTCG AGAATAAGAAGTCTGATCCGGATGGGTATTTGGCTGATGATTTTGGTAATCCAG TGATCACAGAGCCGCATGTGAATTCAACAGACAGATTTGGCATTGGAGAAGATCGACCTTTGCTGGATTTCAATGAAACTGATGTTTCCTTCAAGCAGCTGCTTTTGACAATAGACAACACACATACTAGGATCCACAAGCTGAAGAGTAATGTTGATGGAATCGTGTCCAAAAAGGCTTCAAAGTTTTCTTCATCAGAAAATTTGAgctttcttcttcatcatgGTGATGTGCAGCAGACTAGCTCTGTTGAAAGTCCTACAATCTCTGCAGGGAATGGAGATACGGCATCTATTGGGGTTATTTATAATTCAACTCAGCATGAACCCGACTTTGATATAGGAGATTTTGTTATGCAGGATAGTGCTATTTCAAGTTATGGAGGAGTTCCAATGATTCCTGATATAATTGAGAGCACTGTTGGCTTATTGTCTGCTGCTGATGTCACCCTCCATTCGGCCTTCGTTGTTGACTCGTGTGAAGATGTA ATGGTGGACAATGTCTTGATACATGAGGTAGCTGAAACAGATGAGCACACCTTTGCAAGCCACTATCCCATGGAGAGGCTTCAGGACGTGGAGAAAGACGAAGAAGGGGAAGAAAGTCCGAATCCTGTTCCTATCCCCTTGTCAGATATTAATACAGCAACAACAAACCCTGCAGTGTCTGAAGAGCAATCAACTATCAAGTCCTGCATGTATAGAGATGGGAACATTCccaagaacaaaagaaaacgCGGGGAGCGCAAAGCGTGTTCAGGCGGTTGGAGCAAGAAATGCTCGGGGGATTCTGAGAACCCGTGA